In a genomic window of Strix aluco isolate bStrAlu1 chromosome 3, bStrAlu1.hap1, whole genome shotgun sequence:
- the CNR1 gene encoding cannabinoid receptor 1 isoform X1, whose product MRISSDAFFRPPSLSETNKTGVMKSILDGLADTTFRTITTDLLYVGSNDIQYEDMKGDMASKLGYYPQKFPLSSFRGDPFQEKMTAGDDPLLSIIPSDQVNITEFYNKSLSTFKDNEENIQCGENFMDMECFMILNPSQQLAIAVLSLTLGTFTVLENLLVLCVILHSRSLRCRPSYHFIGSLAVADLLGSVIFVYSFVDFHVFHRKDSPNVFLFKLGGVTASFTASVGSLFLTAIDRYISIHRPLAYKRIVTRPKAVVAFCVMWTIAIVIAVLPLLGWNCKKLNSVCSDIFPLIDETYLMFWIGVTSVLLLFIVYAYMYILWKAHSHAVRMIQRGTQKSIIIQSTEDGKVQITRPDQTRMDIRLAKTLVLILVVLIICWGPLLAIMVYDVFGKMNKLIKTVFAFCSMLCLLNSTVNPIIYALRSKDLRHAFRSMFPTCEGTAQPLDNSMESDCQHKHANNAGNVHRAAESCIKSTVKIAKVTMSVSTDTTAEAL is encoded by the coding sequence GATTTCCTCTGATGCATTTTTCCGTCCCCCAAGTCTCTCTGAAACCAACAAGACTGGGGTTATGAAGTCAATCCTAGATGGCCTCGCAGATACAACTTTCCGAACAATCACTACAGATCTCCTTTACGTGGGCTCCAACGATATCCAGTACGAAGACATGAAAGGCGACATGGCATCCAAGCTGGGATACTACCCCCAGAagttccctctctcttccttcagggGTGATCCTTTCCAAGAAAAAATGACTGCGGGAGATGATCCCCTGTTGAGCATTATTCCCTCAGATCAGGTCAACATCACAGAGTTTTACAACAAGTCCCTGTCCACGTTTAAGGATAATGAGGAGAACATACAGTGTGGGGAGAACTTCATGGATATGGAGTGCTTTATGATCCtgaaccccagccagcagctggccATCGCTGTGCTGTCGCTTACCCTGGGCACCTTCACCGTCCTAGAGAACCTCCTTGTCCTGTGCGTCATCCTCCACTCTCGAAGCCTCCGGTGTAGACCCTCCTACCATTTCATCGGCAGCCTGGCTGTGGCTGACCTCCTGGGCAGCGTGATTTTTGTCTACAGTTTTGTGGATTTCCATGTTTTCCACCGGAAGGACAGCCCCAATGTCTTCTTGTTCAAACTGGGTGGAGTTACAGCCTCCTTCACCGCCTCTGTAGGTAGCCTTTTCCTCACGGCAATAGACCGGTACATATCTATACACAGGCCACTAGCTTACAAAAGGATTGTTACCCGACCAAAGGCTGTCGTAGCGTTTTGTGTGATGTGGACCATTGCTATTGTAATAGCCGTTCTTCCTCTGCTCGGCTGGAACTGCAAAAAGCTCAATTCCGTTTGTTCGGACATATTCCCTCTCATCGACGAGACATACCTGATGTTCTGGATCGGGGTCACCAGCGTCCTCTTGCTGTTCATTGTCTATGCCTACATGTACATACTGTGGAAGGCTCACAGCCACGCTGTTCGCATGATTCAGCGGGGCACACAGAAAAGCATAATCATTCAGTCTACGGAGGATGGTAAGGTACAGATCACTAGGCCTGATCAAACTCGTATGGACATCAGGTTAGCCAAAACCTTGGTCCTTATTCTAGTCGTTTTAATCATATGCTGGGGCCCTCTCCTCGCCATCATGGTGTACGATGTCTTTGGGAAAATGAACAAGCTCATCAAGACTGTCTTTGCCTTCTGTAGCATGCTCTGTTTGCTGAATTCAACAGTGAATCCCATCATCTACGCTCTGAGGAGCAAGGACTTGCGACACGCCTTCCGCAGCATGTTCCCCACCTGCGAAGGAACTGCGCAGCCCCTCGATAACAGCATGGAGTCTGACTGCCAGCACAAACATGCCAACAACGCAGGGAACGTGCACAGGGCTGCCGAGAGCTGCATTAAGAGCACAGTTAAGATTGCCAAAGTTACAATGTCTGTCTCCACAGACACGACTGCTGAAGCGTTGTAA
- the CNR1 gene encoding cannabinoid receptor 1 isoform X2, translating to MKSILDGLADTTFRTITTDLLYVGSNDIQYEDMKGDMASKLGYYPQKFPLSSFRGDPFQEKMTAGDDPLLSIIPSDQVNITEFYNKSLSTFKDNEENIQCGENFMDMECFMILNPSQQLAIAVLSLTLGTFTVLENLLVLCVILHSRSLRCRPSYHFIGSLAVADLLGSVIFVYSFVDFHVFHRKDSPNVFLFKLGGVTASFTASVGSLFLTAIDRYISIHRPLAYKRIVTRPKAVVAFCVMWTIAIVIAVLPLLGWNCKKLNSVCSDIFPLIDETYLMFWIGVTSVLLLFIVYAYMYILWKAHSHAVRMIQRGTQKSIIIQSTEDGKVQITRPDQTRMDIRLAKTLVLILVVLIICWGPLLAIMVYDVFGKMNKLIKTVFAFCSMLCLLNSTVNPIIYALRSKDLRHAFRSMFPTCEGTAQPLDNSMESDCQHKHANNAGNVHRAAESCIKSTVKIAKVTMSVSTDTTAEAL from the coding sequence ATGAAGTCAATCCTAGATGGCCTCGCAGATACAACTTTCCGAACAATCACTACAGATCTCCTTTACGTGGGCTCCAACGATATCCAGTACGAAGACATGAAAGGCGACATGGCATCCAAGCTGGGATACTACCCCCAGAagttccctctctcttccttcagggGTGATCCTTTCCAAGAAAAAATGACTGCGGGAGATGATCCCCTGTTGAGCATTATTCCCTCAGATCAGGTCAACATCACAGAGTTTTACAACAAGTCCCTGTCCACGTTTAAGGATAATGAGGAGAACATACAGTGTGGGGAGAACTTCATGGATATGGAGTGCTTTATGATCCtgaaccccagccagcagctggccATCGCTGTGCTGTCGCTTACCCTGGGCACCTTCACCGTCCTAGAGAACCTCCTTGTCCTGTGCGTCATCCTCCACTCTCGAAGCCTCCGGTGTAGACCCTCCTACCATTTCATCGGCAGCCTGGCTGTGGCTGACCTCCTGGGCAGCGTGATTTTTGTCTACAGTTTTGTGGATTTCCATGTTTTCCACCGGAAGGACAGCCCCAATGTCTTCTTGTTCAAACTGGGTGGAGTTACAGCCTCCTTCACCGCCTCTGTAGGTAGCCTTTTCCTCACGGCAATAGACCGGTACATATCTATACACAGGCCACTAGCTTACAAAAGGATTGTTACCCGACCAAAGGCTGTCGTAGCGTTTTGTGTGATGTGGACCATTGCTATTGTAATAGCCGTTCTTCCTCTGCTCGGCTGGAACTGCAAAAAGCTCAATTCCGTTTGTTCGGACATATTCCCTCTCATCGACGAGACATACCTGATGTTCTGGATCGGGGTCACCAGCGTCCTCTTGCTGTTCATTGTCTATGCCTACATGTACATACTGTGGAAGGCTCACAGCCACGCTGTTCGCATGATTCAGCGGGGCACACAGAAAAGCATAATCATTCAGTCTACGGAGGATGGTAAGGTACAGATCACTAGGCCTGATCAAACTCGTATGGACATCAGGTTAGCCAAAACCTTGGTCCTTATTCTAGTCGTTTTAATCATATGCTGGGGCCCTCTCCTCGCCATCATGGTGTACGATGTCTTTGGGAAAATGAACAAGCTCATCAAGACTGTCTTTGCCTTCTGTAGCATGCTCTGTTTGCTGAATTCAACAGTGAATCCCATCATCTACGCTCTGAGGAGCAAGGACTTGCGACACGCCTTCCGCAGCATGTTCCCCACCTGCGAAGGAACTGCGCAGCCCCTCGATAACAGCATGGAGTCTGACTGCCAGCACAAACATGCCAACAACGCAGGGAACGTGCACAGGGCTGCCGAGAGCTGCATTAAGAGCACAGTTAAGATTGCCAAAGTTACAATGTCTGTCTCCACAGACACGACTGCTGAAGCGTTGTAA